The DNA window CTCAAATGACACGGCCAAATTTTGAAACTTGTCTGCAAAATTTACATTTGTTGAATAAAAGTCTTGAAAAATTTCCGTGATCTCGCGCACACATTTCTCCTTCATTCTTGTCcacttaatttgatttcaatttgcatactTCTGTCTTCTTATGCCACAGCACAACATAAAAAGAAGACGCTGCGCCTATTATGTTGATTATCGCATtatgtataaattataattgcgCGCTTCCTGTCCTTGTTATTTGAGTTGAGACGGGAAAAGAGCACATTGCCTGTTGAATTATGTGACAAAATTTCTGTCAACGAGCTGACAACAGTAGCATGACAAGAAAAGGGCCAAAAGCAACTCATCATCATAGTTGTCAGCGACTTTAGCCTGCACAAGACACTGGTAACAAGTTGCCTTTgattcatttttgtataatttatgaTAACATTTTTCGGGCAGACAGGAAAACATTTgcaataaagaaataaagggGAGATCTTTACGTTCTATACACCGAAAGCCATTTACTCTTGCATTTGCTTAGacatatttataaaagcaCTTCATGTGCACTACCTGGAGTACAAACAATCCAAATGTAACATTTATCAAGTGAAATCATTATAAGAGataaaattcaataatattAAGTGATGGATATTAAGTGATATAAGCGAATTGCTGCTTATTAAATTTCCAAGCTAAAATTACTTATATTCTACTGTACTTTTGATCGTAGTACTCAAAACTGGAAACtccattaattaaaatataattattcgGTGAAATTTATTTTGTCGGGCTCTACATATATATCAGTAGTGACACCATCATTTGAGAGTATATAAAGCCACAAAGTTGCGACACATTCATTGTTAATGTCAAAATAATTGGACACGCTTGCCGGACCGGGTTCGAACACGGGTTCCGTCTCAGGTGCAAAAGCACCAGCCCAGGAAACCAGGTGCCCTGAGCGGATGGGCTGGATAGCTGGCGGCAAGTTCGCGTGTGGCATGAAAATTTATGGGGTGCCCCCGCGTGCAGCCCAGAAAGTGCTACCGTGCAACATGTAAAATATTAAGTTCGTCGCCTcaatcttttgttttgtctctCCCTTTCCAGCCATTTTTGTACGGCCGCACAGGAGGCGCGATGGCCATAAATTTTAACAGTTTATTGACACTAATCGAGTGCATAAAGTCTTTCGTCTTTTTGCTCACCAAATTTGTTGGActacctacatatgtatatcaatTAATTGCGGGCCAGTTTAGGTGAACTACTCGCCTCGCCCACTGCCGTCTTCAATAGGTTTTCCAAGGCAGCAAAGCGGTCTATTAACACGCAGATGCCAAGTGGCAAAAGTTCTCTACAATCTTACACTTTGTTTGGGCTTCCTTTGGGTATTGTGTTAACTTTGAATTTGTCTCTATTCGCAAACGCGTGACTCGTATCGGGTTTGTTGTGCAGAGAGACATGTACATACATGAATAAGGCAAATGAATGAGAcgagaaaacaaaagactcaGGCGACGAACTCATTTGCATAGCGTAAAATCGGAAGATAGaaatattatgttaaatgGGAATTTATAGatgaacatattttttaaaatttctttagATTTGTTTAGACAATCATAGATAGCCCTTGCAATCAATGAACTTTGTTGAATTTGGTATGTATTCTTTATGAATTTGAGTTATAATATTATCTGttcattatatatataaacaatttaaagtaTACAATTACAAATATACTAATGATCACCTCTGCATCCTTTGTAATCTTATGGAATATATAGTAAaggatacatatatatacatacatatcaTTTCTTACACACGAAAGATAAAAATCCAATGAACCATATCAGACAAAGGTGTTCCATGGAAGCCTCGCCAAATTGCTATTTAATTAACTTCTTTTGAAAATTAATGTAGCGCTCCTctaattaaattcatatttcgTCTCTTCCAGGATATTTACTACATTGCCTTCGGCTATCCCGAAAAGGAGCTCAACACAGACATTGCACTGATCACAGGTGGTGGCAACGGCCTTGGACGCCTTCTAGCTGAGAGACTGGGAAAAATGGGAACCAAGGTCGTTATCTGGGACATAAACAAGAAGGGTAAGTCTTTGGATCACGCGATTTTCGGGGGTCTTCAAATAATTTCATCATAATCCGTTTCTTGCAGGCATTGCGGAAACCGTCCAAATTGTCGAAGATGCGGGTGGCTATTGCAAGGGCTATGTGGTCGATATATCCAAAAAAGAGGAGGTCTACAAGGCAGCAGATGTCATCAGAGACGAAGTCGGTGATGTAAGTACGGCGTGATTTGACTTGATTATTCGGCCATTctaaaaaatactttattttaattggctttggaatacaataaatattcgaTATTCGAGTAggaatacatttaatttgtcCAGGTTATCTCTCGAATATCGAATTGTCCATATATTTCGACTCAGGGCGAAAGTCGGGAAGTGCGTCCGGGAATTGAAGCATAAAAGTCCAGTAATTGCTGTTTACAGTCGAGCGCCTAATGTGGCATCAGACTAGTCGTCATATAATTGTTTGCTAAGGGGCGTTTAATGGCTGATATGCTGGCCAGAACTCAGGCTTCTTCTTGGGAGCGCGGAACACATGTAAGCCGGCACCATCCAAGACTTGCAACAGTGGCTGCCACACCCCGTAGCAACACATTTATGCATATTCATGCCATAAATTTAAGCCGAAGTCAGGGCGGAGAGAAGAAAATTTGTATGCATGAGCGCATCGTCATCGTTGCGGCAACCTTGAGAAATTGTTGCACATTACACAAACGGCGGCGAAAATGCAGAAGCCGAGTCCAATCCGGTCTTCTACAAACTGGTTGCCATTTCGCATTCGATCTGCTCATTTATCACAATCTGGGGCAGTTTCAGGCTTTGCAGTCATGCAAGTGAGAGATATTCAAAGTAATCCTCACATTTTCGGTTAAGCTCTTGCGACTTTTCGCGACGATATTTTAATCAAACTACTTGCtaattattgaaattgtttgttatttttaccTTTGTTCCCTCAATTAGAACACTCTTCACATATAATAGGCATGGTGAGTCATCATGGTTGGATTGGAGAGAGTAATGTGACAAAGTATGTTTATTAGCTTTTTGTAGGTGATAGCTCCAAATTTATATTGTGATCTTGGTTATTTTTAGCTGTAGAAGCTGTACTTCCCCGCCAAGAATCACTTTTAATTGGAAGTAAGCAATATTTACCCAATTCTCCaattataaacataaatttcagTTAATTGCTCTTTAGCTGCTGTCACAAGCACAAAATGCCATCATTAGGTTATTTATCATGCATGTCCAGGTCAATTTCCAAAGTCTACTGAACTGCCAAAACCCCCaaattatttgcttaaattacAGCTAAAGGAAAAACGATAGAAAGAGGTTAAAATGATGTCAGAAAGACAAGCATAAAAGCAAGCAGCCAGAACATTAAAAGGCTACAATAAGCAAAGCAATCATTTTGAAAGAGTTATATAATTACAGCGGCAACATCGCTGAACCTGAAAGttacaaaaactaaataaagaTAAAAGCTGCGGCcacaaaaaagcgaaacaaaattTAACTGCTTAGTAAGTCGTGCGTTATGCAGATGACGCGTTGCTTTTTGCTGTCTTTTTTTAGGTTTCAAATCTGATGTTGTATTCTTCTCAGTTTTACTATTGCTCGAAGCCCTCTgaaatattacatttaatattttttaatggcctggcgatgttgttgtttggtttAATGGTCCgccactgttgttgttgcttttgcttaaTGCACGCCTCGTTAAATGTTTTTGCCGGTTCCAGCGAGGCAAATTTAAAATCGCTCATACGCAATGTATGACCTGTCCCTGCCCCACACACCACTTGCACTTGAACTCGCCCTCAAATCGGATCATTGTTGTGCACTTGTTGTTAACTTATTTAACCACCAGCTGTaatcggatagtttccaggGGGACAAAGTGAGTTATGGTTGTTATTTAAGTTTTCAAGCATCTTACATTATTCGCATTAAGACCTTGACATGCTCGACATTATGGTTGGCTGTCATTAGAAGGatttcatttttggcaaattaagtGATTTCGAGGAAACTTTAATAAACAAAGTGACAAAACTGAAGATCGAATCTTACAAAATAAGTCTAActtgaaaaatcaataaaactggaaaaactGCCTTCGAAATTTATGTTCTTGGGCAGGTCGTAAACCAAATACTTTATGAACCGACCACAGCGAATGTCTTAGGCACACCTTCAAGGCGTTTACCAGTGTAACTCATCAATAAATcgagaataaaatatttttcgacTTTAAGCATGTTGCAATGCTAACAGATAACGATCTTCCATTAATCTTATAGTGTACTCAATTCGTATAATTTAGAAGCATTCGTATAATGCATTCGTCGCTGCAACATTCCAcataaaaatttgtaatttttcgGTTACGTTGCAGATTACTCTGCTAATCAACAATGCGGGCGTTGTATCTGGACTGCACCTTTTGGATACACCTGACCATCTGATCGAGAGATCGTTCAATGTGAATGTCATGGCACACTTTTGGGTAAGTCGTCGACGTCCATAAAACCACTTTGCGGCCAGAATGTGGATGCTAACGCCGGTGTTTCAATGTTGCAGACGACAAAAGCGTTTCTGCCCAAAATGATTGAGAATGATCGAGGACACATTGCCACGATCGCCTCGCTGGCCGGCCATGTGGGCATTAGCAAATTGGTCGATTACTGTGCGAGTAAATTCGCAGCGGTGAGTGTGCTTTATTTTCGCCCCTGCGATTCCCCTCCTGAGTTACCGATAATTACAGGTTGGCTTTGATGAGGCTTTGAGGCTGGAGCTGGAAGTCCTTGGACATACGAACATCCGAACCACCTGCATCTGCCCCTTCTTCATCCAGGCCACTGGCATGTTCGACGACGTGAATGCCAGGTGAGTACCAAAGCCACCTTCCCTAACCCCGACCGCCATTCACCATAACTGACGTTTTGACTGGGTAAATGATTGCAGATGGGTCCCCACACTGAATCCCAACGATGTGGCCGATCGTGTCATTGCGGCCATCAGGAAGAACGAGAAACTGGCCGTCATTCCCGGTTTCCTGAAGGTCCTCCTCTCCTTCAAGTGGTAAGTAAACAAATGAACTTTCGCCCCAGCCtaataattgtaatttgcCGCACTTAATTAGGTGCCATAATGTATGTTGTATGGTGCTTGTAGGCCCTAATGGTAAAAGCTtgacttaaatattttaatttgagttTATTTAATGGTCGTGTTCCCTGTCAAGGGGAACATAAGCCAAATGCGGTAGTGGGAAAGGGTGCAGGTGTTGCAgctaattatacccgttactcgtagaataaaaggatataccagattcgttgaaaagtatgcgTCATGCAAAAGGAagagtatatagtatatatattttttatcagGATCAATTGCCGAGTCGAactgaccatgtccgtccgtatgaacgtcgagatctcaggaactacaaaagctaaaaagttgagattcagcaaGCAGACCAACAAACCAGAGCCATAGTTGCAGcacaagtttgttgacccaagttgccacgcccactctaacgcccataacAAAACGCttaaaactgtcagtgttaaagactcttcgcacttttcttttgttttgatttaatgaTGGCCCTTATTTCGTCATGGAAAATCAcataatttgaattaaatacaaaagccgcacaatattttgtaaaaaaacaaataagttGAAGGAACAAGAACTTGTTCCATTCAATATCATAATTTGCTGTATCATAGGTATCATTCCAAAGTTTAATAAAACCTTAAagtatttacatatacatatgtactttatGTGGCACTCCCAATGAAAAGTAGGCAATCcactatttatttttttatttttttatttatttgtgctttatcccttatatatatatgtacatttcatTAAAGCTAATGGTATAATTAGGTATTTACAGTGTTTAGCTAGGGCTTTcatctgaaatatttattaattatgtctagttgacctgttttagttttttgtataacaatatttattataatccACTATTTAAATGCGTAACCACATCGCTATTTACCTCATACAAAAATTTGATAAAATGCAGACCCAAGCGGGAGTGCTCGCTCATCCAGTACACTGCCAAAAACTATTCACTTCAGGCCAGTTATATTTGTGAAATGTGTTGTTTACTTAAAGTACAACTTATATAGCAATATTAAAGCAGTAAAGTGCTGTAAAAATATTcgaaacaaatttcaatttttgccattgttttCTTTAGTCAAGCAAAATAAAAGCCTTAGACAAGTGTAGGTAACCCCCCACACCAAATCAAAGCGCACCCCGTCCCCATTACCATGCCTAATGGCCTCGCTTTAATGTGTTTCGCCTAAATAATGCACAATGTTTACCTTTGCCTGGGCCCACCTTTACTCATCCATCCTCCTTGTATTTTCGCAGGACCTTCCCCTGGGGCTGCGTGGGTGGCTTGCTGAAGCGCCTGGTGCCCGACGCCTCCCCCCACGGCCTGCCCAGCTCCATAGCCGTGCCCGCCGTACCGCTGAACTCCAGTTCCAAGTCGACGGCCGCCGATATTGCCGCTCTGGATGCTGAGCTAAGTAGCGTTACCCTGCCGGCTAAGCCACCCTCCATGCTCATCCAAAGGACGCCGTCGCTGGGGGAGCGAGTCCTTTAAGCGCCCAAGACCAAGAGCACACCATCCACTCCAGTTGTTTGCTCACATTATTCTTTTTCCAACGTCGTGTGCATTTTATGAGCGTGGAGTTACGAGCATGTGTAATTGAATTTCGAGTTGTTGGCGTTTTGACTGGGAGAAACCAATACTTAATCTAAGCTACGAATCTAGTGATATTACATTTAGTTAAAGTAGATTGAAGGGGAACACGTTTAGCCTTAATTAATCGAATTGTATATTTGTAAAGCCTCTTAAGTTAAGATtatgttttgcattttcaatttgccagtagtcatcatttaatttaaacaatccTCCCCAGCCGGattattgtaaacaaagtaaattaaaGCCTTTTGCTAAAAGGCGTTGTCCAATTTGAAAACTGAATTCCATCTTTGTTACACTTTTGCTCGTTATTTAGctataataattttcaattagcTTAGATGTACACAAATTATTGAACGAATTCatgtattttttatgtataaaaacaaatttaagttctaaatatattaaataaaaacataaacctTAAAGTGCTATTGTTGTGACTAGCCTTGGAATTGAAAGAAATGACGttcattggcatttttatatatagGCTTTTTAATACTTCTTAATAAACacttaacaattatttttggaTTAATGTTTTTGTCAACTCGCAATTCTCATAAAAGGAGCTTAAAAATTATGACTCACATTTTAAGACGAAAAGAAGGGCAACCAGTGTAACCTAATAACTTTTAAACAAGAAGTTTCGAGTTAACTTGCGAAAGGATTCTCATCATACTTAACACTTAGTGCCTTGGGCACTTCATATCTTCCTACAGGATCTCTGTAAAGGGGATTCTCCTGTCGGACACTATTCTTCTGATCTTCCTCAAACTTGGCATATTCCCTAGCATCCTTAGCTCGAATGCACCACAGAACTAGGAAAATGATCAAAAGTCCAGCCAGCAGAGTAAATGCCGATATATAACCCACAATAGCCACGTAATCCACGGGCTCGCAATCAACTGCTTGGATGGTCAAGAAGTTTGAGTGGTCGATGACCTGATAGGCGAAGAAGCTGTCACATTGGATGCCATGTTTGTTCACCAGTCTCACCAAACATTGATCCTGCTCGGGATCCAACTCGTGGACAAAGTTGTACGGATAGGTTTCTTGTCTATCCAAGCTGCTGCATATATCAGTTAAGTTTTCGCAAGCACCCATTCCCTGTTTTTGTTCTATCAAGCAGGTAACACAGGGCTCATAGAACAAACACAGTTTGTTGTCCTTTTCTGGATCAGTTTCACAGAATTTTCCCAAATACGGCTCCTCACAGTGACACTCTTCGCACTCGCAAGTGCCCCTTTCTGAACATATTTCGCCCGTGGGGCCCACACAAGCATCGGTGTCCCCATCGCAGTTGCATTTGGTTCCCGACCATCCGTATTTGCAAACGCATTGGCCGCAGAAACAATCTGCCAGCTTTTCATCGCAGTCCAGGCATTCGCGACACTCGCAAAAGGGACCCTTATATCCAGGATCACACAGGCAAGTGCCACAGTCACAGTCTCCGTGATTGGAGCAAACCAATTCGGAAGTGGATTTATCCGTAATCGGTTGACGGCATTTCTGGAGCAGAGCTTCATTGCTGGTGACATTTGTGGCATCCGTGGGACAGGTGCAATAGGTTCCAGTCCACCCCTCGTCGCATTTGCACATTCCGCAGTACAAAAAGCCCTTATAATCGCATAGGAAACGGCCTTCCTCGTTGGTCGGATCTGGAGTTTCCTGGCAAGGACACGGTCGCTGAAGCTCTACATCCAAATCCATGTACTCGCTCAAGGAGGTTTCCTCTACACGGATTTTGTGGCTCTGAAATTAAAAGATAATGTTctataaaataacaaatctAAAAACAAGCCATCAATTTAATTATGGGTTTCCACCACTTAGTAGCAGACTTAGTCTTACATAATCCTGATTATCGGGATATTTCTTGAGGGTGACGTCCacgaaaaaatcaatttgcttGCCCAGACTGACATTATAGCAGTAATTCCGTTTTTGCAAACTGGGAAACTGACCACCACAATCCGTATAGTATGCCATGTCAATAAAGTCCGGACTATTATCGGCAAACTGAGTGCGTGTAATCAGACTCTCATAGCTGAAAGTTAGAAAAAGTGAGATCTAGGATCTTAGAAGAGCAGTATACGAGGATATATAAATTAATGGGCCACACCACACCCTAACTTACCTCTTTTTGATTAGTTCCAATATATTAGAGGAATCAGCACTCAGGATATCCACATAGCTGATTTCCTTCATTAGGGCACTGAGTTCCCTATAGCTGCTTACCACCTCTTTGGTGACAGCAAAGATTACATTTATCTTGCGGCGAAGCAACTCCCGATATATTTCTTCCAGCGAGGGGTAGTCGTAGTCCAATGAGCCCGTGTATTCACCTGCTGTATTCAGATGACACTGCTTATCATTGCGCTGGATAATACCTGCTAGAAGCCCGTCTCCCGCTAAATGCATAAAGCCATCGGTTACTAAGATCACCACTTTCCGAGCTTGTTCCTTCCAGCCGATTTCCGTGGTGCACACTATAACCTGCATTAAAGCGTCCAAGCCGCCTTCGAGGTTA is part of the Drosophila yakuba strain Tai18E2 chromosome 2R, Prin_Dyak_Tai18E2_2.1, whole genome shotgun sequence genome and encodes:
- the LOC6529261 gene encoding integrin beta-nu — encoded protein: MKMTSLGRKAFLWICMVFLMGRISHSDADSIDDQCRHADSCERCLSTHLECAWCTDKEYQVGYRCLSRRQLLIYNCSDPDIYENQPVLDVLQDRPLKDYETRDQAVQVTPQRAYLKLVKGNTQRIKLSYRTARNNPLDLYVLMDLTWTMRDDKETLEELGAQLSQTLKNLTGNYRLGFGSFADKPTVPMILPQHRENPCAAERAKCEPTYGYRHQLSLTDDIPAFTSAVANSKITGNLDNLEGGLDALMQVIVCTTEIGWKEQARKVVILVTDGFMHLAGDGLLAGIIQRNDKQCHLNTAGEYTGSLDYDYPSLEEIYRELLRRKINVIFAVTKEVVSSYRELSALMKEISYVDILSADSSNILELIKKSYESLITRTQFADNSPDFIDMAYYTDCGGQFPSLQKRNYCYNVSLGKQIDFFVDVTLKKYPDNQDYSHKIRVEETSLSEYMDLDVELQRPCPCQETPDPTNEEGRFLCDYKGFLYCGMCKCDEGWTGTYCTCPTDATNVTSNEALLQKCRQPITDKSTSELVCSNHGDCDCGTCLCDPGYKGPFCECRECLDCDEKLADCFCGQCVCKYGWSGTKCNCDGDTDACVGPTGEICSERGTCECEECHCEEPYLGKFCETDPEKDNKLCLFYEPCVTCLIEQKQGMGACENLTDICSSLDRQETYPYNFVHELDPEQDQCLVRLVNKHGIQCDSFFAYQVIDHSNFLTIQAVDCEPVDYVAIVGYISAFTLLAGLLIIFLVLWCIRAKDAREYAKFEEDQKNSVRQENPLYRDPVGRYEVPKALSVKYDENPFAS
- the LOC6529260 gene encoding estradiol 17-beta-dehydrogenase 11 — its product is MEKNNNEHPVENAQILANGHAHPNANGVVHPKKEAGASAADAWRQVLWNSWDAFADVAWFIICCIGYILQDIYYIAFGYPEKELNTDIALITGGGNGLGRLLAERLGKMGTKVVIWDINKKGIAETVQIVEDAGGYCKGYVVDISKKEEVYKAADVIRDEVGDITLLINNAGVVSGLHLLDTPDHLIERSFNVNVMAHFWTTKAFLPKMIENDRGHIATIASLAGHVGISKLVDYCASKFAAVGFDEALRLELEVLGHTNIRTTCICPFFIQATGMFDDVNARWVPTLNPNDVADRVIAAIRKNEKLAVIPGFLKVLLSFKWTFPWGCVGGLLKRLVPDASPHGLPSSIAVPAVPLNSSSKSTAADIAALDAELSSVTLPAKPPSMLIQRTPSLGERVL